The Opitutales bacterium ASA1 genome window below encodes:
- a CDS encoding 3-deoxy-D-manno-octulosonic acid transferase: MLQSRVIWFYRLVFVPVLLVMLPAVLHRMIRRGGLWKNLTQRFGCGPVLGPPPEGAKRIWIHAVSVGEVLAVGPLLEALSRQSAIELHLTTTTTTGYAVGLQRYAKLGVGMGYFPLDFWPFSVRAWKRIRPDLMVLTESELWPEHLRQARIRGVPVVLVNARISDRSLRRLRKIRWLVRALIPPFRAITAASEIDAARLREIGLPSESIEAVGNLKLDVAVAPPVDACATASLREELGVPDGLLLMGSSTWPGEEVALVRALRRIRTDGVNCRLLIVPRHAERRQEIREVLGAAGVRFHMRTAGTAPESVDVCVADTTGEMVRLLPLADLVFVGRSLPPNEGGQTPVESAALGRPILFGPRMTNFRAIAEGLVATGAARLVEDADDLAEAASSLMRNAETRDRMALAGLSWHRANKGALDRVVRILMREMGRP; this comes from the coding sequence TTGCTGCAAAGTCGCGTGATTTGGTTCTACCGCCTCGTCTTCGTCCCAGTGCTGCTGGTTATGCTGCCGGCGGTTCTTCACCGAATGATTCGGCGAGGCGGGTTGTGGAAGAACCTGACGCAACGCTTCGGATGCGGCCCCGTTCTGGGTCCCCCTCCCGAAGGCGCGAAACGGATCTGGATCCATGCGGTCAGCGTCGGCGAGGTTCTGGCGGTCGGACCTCTGCTGGAAGCGCTCTCTCGTCAGTCGGCGATCGAGTTACACCTCACCACGACGACCACCACCGGTTATGCGGTCGGTCTGCAGCGATATGCGAAGCTCGGTGTCGGGATGGGGTACTTCCCTCTCGATTTTTGGCCTTTTTCGGTGCGCGCTTGGAAACGAATACGCCCGGACTTGATGGTTCTCACCGAATCGGAGCTCTGGCCGGAACACCTGCGGCAGGCGCGCATCCGCGGGGTTCCCGTGGTCTTGGTCAACGCGAGGATCTCGGATAGGTCGCTGCGGCGCTTGCGAAAGATTCGATGGCTCGTGCGCGCGTTGATCCCGCCCTTCCGTGCCATCACGGCGGCGTCCGAAATCGATGCCGCGCGTTTGCGCGAGATCGGACTTCCGAGCGAATCGATCGAAGCGGTGGGCAATCTCAAGCTCGATGTAGCAGTCGCTCCCCCGGTCGATGCATGCGCGACCGCCTCGCTGAGGGAAGAACTGGGGGTGCCGGATGGCCTCCTGCTGATGGGGTCGTCGACTTGGCCGGGCGAAGAGGTGGCACTCGTCCGGGCGCTCCGTCGGATTCGTACCGACGGCGTGAATTGTCGGCTCTTGATCGTGCCGCGTCATGCCGAACGCAGGCAGGAGATCCGGGAGGTCTTGGGTGCTGCGGGTGTTCGCTTCCACATGCGTACCGCCGGGACCGCGCCGGAATCCGTCGACGTCTGCGTAGCCGACACCACCGGCGAGATGGTGCGGTTGTTGCCGCTTGCCGACCTTGTCTTCGTGGGGCGGAGCCTTCCACCGAACGAGGGCGGACAAACACCCGTCGAGTCCGCGGCGTTGGGCCGGCCGATCCTCTTCGGACCGCGTATGACCAATTTCCGGGCCATCGCCGAGGGGCTCGTAGCGACGGGCGCGGCGAGGCTCGTGGAGGATGCTGACGACTTGGCTGAAGCGGCCTCGTCGTTGATGCGAAATGCCGAGACTCGGGACCGCATGGCTCTAGCAGGTCTCTCTTGGCATCGCGCCAACAAGGGAGCGCTCGACCGTGTGGTACGTATTCTCATGCGCGAAATGGGGAGACCCTGA
- a CDS encoding deoxyhypusine synthase family protein: protein MRVELRKGFALARGVRLPLPCIMKKSKKSIAPSVNRGPVSRFIENNYRHFNSAALVDAAKGYEAHLDKGGKMLVTLAGAMSTAELGISLAEMIRRDKVHGIVCTGANLEEDVFNLVAHDFYERVPHYRDLTPADEEALLARHMNRVTDTCIPEMEAMRRIEAVVLDEWVKADRAGERWFPHEFMYKILRGGKLRRSYQIDPKNSWMLAAAEKNLPMWVPGWEDATLGNMYAGHCISGDVKNVHTVRTGIEYMTTLAEWYTANARLLNTRKKDGIGSIGFFQIGGGIAGDFPICVVPMLHQDLQRTNVPLWGYFCQISDSTTSYGSYSGAVPNEKITWGKLGVNTPKFVVESDATIVAPLIFAWLLGL from the coding sequence GTGCGCGTCGAGCTCCGCAAAGGATTCGCCTTGGCAAGGGGGGTGCGGCTGCCTCTGCCTTGCATCATGAAGAAATCGAAAAAGTCGATCGCCCCGAGCGTCAACAGAGGTCCGGTCTCGCGTTTCATCGAGAACAATTACCGGCACTTCAACTCGGCTGCGTTGGTCGATGCCGCGAAAGGCTACGAAGCGCACCTCGACAAGGGCGGCAAGATGCTCGTGACCCTCGCCGGTGCCATGTCCACCGCCGAGCTCGGCATCAGCCTCGCCGAGATGATTCGACGCGACAAGGTGCACGGAATCGTGTGCACCGGTGCGAATCTCGAGGAAGACGTCTTCAATCTCGTGGCTCACGACTTTTACGAGCGCGTGCCGCATTACCGCGATCTGACGCCAGCCGACGAGGAGGCACTCCTAGCGCGGCATATGAACCGTGTGACCGACACGTGTATTCCGGAAATGGAAGCCATGCGTCGTATCGAGGCTGTCGTGCTCGATGAATGGGTGAAGGCGGACCGAGCCGGCGAACGTTGGTTTCCTCACGAGTTCATGTACAAGATTCTTCGTGGCGGGAAGCTGAGGCGATCTTATCAAATCGACCCCAAGAACTCGTGGATGCTGGCCGCCGCCGAGAAGAACCTGCCGATGTGGGTACCGGGCTGGGAAGATGCGACGCTCGGCAACATGTACGCCGGACATTGTATTAGTGGCGACGTGAAGAACGTCCATACCGTCCGGACCGGGATCGAGTACATGACGACTCTGGCCGAATGGTACACGGCCAACGCGCGTCTGCTCAATACACGGAAGAAGGACGGCATCGGCTCGATCGGCTTTTTCCAGATCGGAGGTGGTATCGCCGGTGATTTCCCGATCTGCGTGGTACCGATGCTCCATCAGGACCTTCAGCGTACCAATGTTCCCTTGTGGGGATACTTCTGTCAGATCAGCGACTCGACCACCAGCTACGGCAGCTATTCCGGTGCGGTGCCCAACGAGAAGATCACGTGGGGAAAACTCGGTGTGAACACGCCCAAGTTCGTGGTCGAATCGGACGCCACGATCGTCGCTCCCTTGATCTTCGCATGGTTGCTCGGCCTGTGA
- a CDS encoding ferredoxin yields MADKSQKWPENVTGKFYVDNQCIDCDLCRETAPDFFSRNEDGGYSFVSKQPLTDDDANLCMEALEGCPVEAIGNDGDE; encoded by the coding sequence ATGGCTGACAAGTCGCAGAAGTGGCCGGAGAACGTGACCGGCAAGTTTTACGTCGATAACCAGTGCATCGATTGCGATCTTTGCCGAGAAACCGCTCCTGATTTCTTTTCGCGGAACGAGGATGGCGGATACAGTTTCGTCTCCAAACAGCCTTTGACCGACGACGACGCCAACTTGTGCATGGAGGCGCTGGAAGGGTGTCCCGTGGAGGCTATCGGTAACGACGGCGACGAATAG
- the lexA gene encoding transcriptional repressor LexA, whose translation MFELTPRQKEILEFVRHHHASEGFWPSIRDVQRHFQFKSTNAVIGHLRALERKGAIERAPGQARAFRTAGIDATNRVAGAEDVIDVPVFGSIAAGFPDGVESGDAVDRLQVNVGVLDRKRLPDTFALRVRGESMLDAGINDGDTVVVERRTPKEGEIVVALIDGQSTLKRLTTSPDGLPVLRSENRAFPSLYPLRELIVQGVATALVRRL comes from the coding sequence GTGTTCGAGCTGACGCCGCGCCAAAAAGAGATCTTGGAATTTGTTCGGCACCATCATGCCAGTGAGGGGTTTTGGCCGAGTATCCGGGACGTTCAGAGGCACTTCCAGTTCAAGAGCACCAATGCGGTCATCGGGCATCTGCGAGCGTTGGAGCGGAAAGGTGCGATCGAGCGCGCTCCGGGTCAGGCGCGAGCGTTCCGCACAGCGGGTATAGATGCTACTAACCGGGTCGCTGGCGCGGAAGATGTGATCGATGTTCCCGTATTCGGCTCCATCGCGGCGGGCTTTCCCGACGGAGTGGAGTCCGGCGACGCCGTCGATCGCCTTCAGGTGAACGTCGGCGTGCTGGATCGAAAGCGGCTTCCGGACACCTTTGCGTTGCGTGTACGTGGCGAGAGTATGCTGGATGCAGGAATCAACGACGGCGACACCGTGGTGGTCGAGCGTCGTACACCCAAGGAGGGCGAAATCGTGGTGGCTCTGATCGACGGCCAAAGCACCCTCAAGCGATTGACGACCTCACCAGATGGATTGCCTGTCCTGCGCTCCGAAAACCGGGCCTTTCCGAGCCTCTATCCGTTGCGGGAGCTGATCGTGCAGGGTGTCGCGACGGCGCTTGTTCGAAGGCTTTGA